CACGCTGCTGCTGACCACGCACGACCTGCAGGACATCGAGGCGCTGTGCGACCGGGTCATCGTGATCGACCACGGCACGAGCGTCTACGACGGCCCGCTGTCCGGCCTCCACGCGCAGGGCGGCTCCAGCCGCACCCTCGTCGTCGACCTCGTCGACGAGGCGCCGCCGATCGAGGTGCCGGGTGCGACCGTGCGCCGGGTGGAGGGCCCGCGCCAGTGGCTGTCCTTCCCCGCGGACGCCAGCGCCGCACCGGTCGTCGCTGCGGTCGCGGCGGCGTACGACGTCGCCGACCTGTCCATCCAGGAGCCCGCGATCGAGGACGTGATCCGCGAGCTCTACTCCCGCGGCGTCGCGGGGTGAGGCGATGAGCCGGAGCGCTCAGCCCAGCGGGTCGAGACCGGTCGCCGCCACCGACAGCCCCCACAACCGCTCGGCCGCCTCGACGTCGAGGGCCCACTCCTTCGCGCCGCCGGTGCTGAGGTCGCTGTGGTCCGCCGGGACCACGCCCTTGACCGAGCAGTCCTCGCAGTAGACGCCGCCGCGCGACTCCAGCTCGGGCGCGGTGGCCGCCCACAGCCCCGTCGACGCGCCCTCGGCCGGCGTCTTGAACAGCGGGTTGGGGTTGCCGTCCTCGTCCATCCACTGGCGCGCGACGAGCTCCTCGCGCGGCATGTGCCGCTGGAGGTCGGTGAGGATCCCGCCGGGGTGGACGGAGTAGGCGTGGATGCCGCGGGCAGCACCCCGCGCGTCGAGCCCGACCGCGAAGAGCGCGTTGGCCGTCTTGGACTGGCCGTAGGCGACCCACGGGTCGTAGGGCGTGGTCTCGAACCGGAGGTCGTCGAACAGCACCGGCGAGCGGTAGTGGCCGATCGAGGAGTACGACACCACGCGGGCGCCGTCGACGAGGAGGTCGGCGATGCCGCCGACGAGGGCGAAGTGGCCGAGGTGGTTCGTGCCGAGCTGGAGCTCCCAGCCCTGCGGGGTCTGCCGGTGCGGGGTGGCCATCACGCCTGCCACGTCGATCACCAGGTCGATCGGGGTGCGATCGTCGCGGACCGACGCGGTGAGCGCCGCGACCGAGTCGAGGTCACCGAGGTCCATCTCCCGGACCTCGACGCCGGACAGGTCGGCCAGGGCCGCTGAGGCGGCGTCGGGCCGCCGGGCCGGGACCAGGACGGACACGCCGGCCCCGGCCAGCGCCCGTACGGTCTCGAGGCCGAGGCCGGAGTAGCCGCCGGTGACGACGGCACGCCGTCCGGCGAGGTCGTGCCCGGCGATCACCTCTGCGGCGGTGGTCCGGTAGCCGAACCCCGTCTCGAGCGGCTGCTGGCGCTGGAGCATGTCCTGCGTGGTGACCATGCCCTCAGGCTAGGGCCTCGGCGGTGCGCTCGGGAGAGGTCAGCGGCTGGCGCTCCAGCAGGAGCAGGGCGCGGTCGTCGTCGCCGCGCGGCACCTTCTTCAGCACGCGGCGGGGCAGACCGGAGAACCCCCGCGCGTCGACCGCCTGGAGGGCGACGTCGCGCAGCCAGTCGATGCCGCCGTCGAGGTCCTTGTCGGCCGACTCGATGACACCGTCGGTGTAGAACATCAGCGCCTCCCCCGGCTTGAGCCGGCCGCGGCTGGGCGTGAAGTCGGCCTCGGGGATCACCCCGAGCGCCATGCCCCGGGCGTTGTCGACCGACCAGCCCCGGTGGTCGAGGTGCCAGTGGAGGGCGGGCGGGTGCCCGGCGCTGGTGATCGTGTAGTCCCCCGTCACGAGGTCGACCTTGACGTGCACCGCGGTGGCGAGGGACTCGTCCGACTCCTGGCGCAGCAGGAAGCCGTTGGCCGCCGCCATCAGCTCGTGGGGCGGCAGCGCGCCGATCAGCCCGCCGAGCGCGCCGGCGAACTGCAGCGCCTGCGGACCGACCGAGGTGCCCTTGCCGCAGACGTCGACCAGCGCCATCTCCAGCCAGCGGCCGTCGCGGAGGTCGGCGACGAGGAAGTCACCGGCATAGCTCGGCCCGTTGGCCGTGATGGTGGCCGACTGCGAGCGCCACCCCGAGGGCAGCTGCGGGACGACGCCCTGGCGCTGGAGGCGGTCGCGGAGCTGGGTCAGCACCGCCTCGCTGAGCGCCATCGGCAGGCCGGAGCGCTGGCGGCTCGACTGGTAGACCGCGAGCAGCACGCCGACGGCGAAGACCGAGAGGGCCAGGGCGCGGCTGCCGGTCTTGAAGTCGTTGCCGACCGAGGTGCCCACCGCCGCCGCGGACAGCACGACGGTCAGCATCACCAGCGGCACGAAGCGGAGCATCATCAGCCCCACCATGAGGAACAGGAACCACAGCGCCACCGGGAGGACGACCGCGGTGAGGTCGCCCAGGATGACCGCCAGCGCGACCAGCGCGCTGAGCACCAGCAGCAGGAACGCCTGGCTTCCCCGGGATCCGGTGCGCCACCTCTCGGCGTGCGTCCGGAGGTACGCCGAGAGCGCGCGCGGGACGTTGCTCAGGGCGTTCGACACTGCCCAAGGGTAGAGCCGGGGCCGTGGGGGTCGCGGTCTAATGGGAAATCTGGGGACGCCGGGACGGGGTCGATATCCTCACCCCATGACGCTGGTTCCGCCGCCGGCCGACGTCGACGCTGACGTGCTCGGCCCCGACTACCGGGTGGAGACCATCTCGCTGCCCCCGGACGACGAGGGCGCGGTCGTCGCCACCCTCGTGACCCGTCGGCCCGAGCGGCCGCTCGGCCGCGCGGTCCTGCACGTCCACGGCTTCGCCGACTACTTCTTCCACGACGAGTACGCCCGCTGGTGGACCGACCGCGGCTGGACGTTCTACGCCGTCGACCTGCGCAAGTACGGGCGGTCGCTGCGCGAGCACCAGACGCCCCACTTCGTCGCCGACCTCAGCGAGTACTTCGCCGAGATCGACCTCGCCTGGTGGCGCATCACCCAGCGCGACGGACACCGCGAGGTGGTGGTCTCGGCCCACTCGACCGGCGGCCTGACCGTGCCGCTGTGGGCCCACGAGCGCCGCCCCGACGAGCTCGTCGGGATGGTGCTCAACTCCCCGTGGCTCGACATGCAGGGCTCGGCCTGGCTGCGCAGCCCGGCGGCGACGATCGCCCTGGAGCGCCTCGGCGCCCGACGACCGCTGCAGGAGATCCCGCGACGGGTCAGCGAGGTCTACGGCCGGTCGCTGCACCGCGACCACGGCGGCGAGTGGGACTACGACCTGGACTGGAAGCCGCTCGAGTCGCGCCCGGTCTACGTCGGCTGGCTGCGTGCGGTGCGGCGCGGGCACGCCCGGCTGCACGCCGGCCTCGACGTGCCCGGACCCGTGCTGGTGCTGTCCTCGGCGCGCTCGACCTTCACCGAGCCCACCGACGAGGCGGTGCGGTCGAGCGACATCGTGCTCGACGTCGAGCAGATCCGCCGCTGGGCCTCCTCGATCGGACGGCACGTCACGTCGGTCGCGGTCGAGGGTGCGGTCCACGACATGGTCCTGTCGCGCCCCGACGTCCGGCGCCGCGTCTACGACGTGCTCGACACCTGGCTCGGCGCCTGGGTGGGCCCGGCCGGACCGGAGGGACCGGCGACGGGGTCAGGCCAGCAGCACGACGAGGGCGGTCACGCCGACGACGGCGATCACGGCGCGTAGCAGCACCGGCGGCAGCCGTCGTCCGACGGTGGCGCCGATCTGGCCGCCGACGATCGAGCCCGCGGCGATCAGGCCGGCGACGACCCAGTCGACGTCGGCGACCAGGATGAACACGATCGCCGCGACGGCGTTGACGATGAGCGCGAGGACGTTCTTGGTGGCGGTGTGGCGCTGCATCGAGTCGACCACGCCGATGCCGAGGACGGCCATCAGCAGCACGCCCTGCGCCGCCCCGAAGTAGCCGCCGTAGACGCCGGTGAGGGCGACGGCCGGCCACACCCACCACACGCCGTGGTCGGGGATGCCGCCGCGCCGATCGGCGCGGGCGGCCACCGAGCGCTGGATGCGCGGGCCGAGCAGCACCAGCACGACGCCCAGCGCGATGAGGGCGGGGACGATCGCGTCGAACGCCGACGACGGCAGCCACAGCAGCAGGAGGGCGCCGGCGACGCCGCCGAGCAGCGACGCGGAGCCGAGGCGGAGCACGCGCGAACGCTGGCCGGCCAGCTCGCGGCGGTAGCCCACCACGCCGGACACGCTGCCGGGCACCAGGCCGACGGTGTTGCTGACGTTGGCCGTCACCGGGGGTACGCCGAACGCGAGGAGGGTCGGGAACGTGATCAACGTTCCCGACCCCACCACGGTGTTGATGGTGCCGGCCGCCACTCCCGCGAGGACGACCAGCAGGGCTTCGACCGGACTCACGGGGCGGCAGGTGCCTCCGGGTCAGCCGGGTCGGCAGGTCCCGCCACGTCCGCCGAGCTGGGGAGCGACTTGCCCGGCTTGGCAGCGATCTCGGCCTCCGCGATCGCCTGCTGGACCGCGGCGTTGGTCGCCGCCATCTCCGGGTCGTCGGAACGACGCGGCAGCTGCGGCTCCGACGGACCCATGTCGACCCGCTTGCGCGGCGTGGTGTCCTTCGGGATGCCGGCGATCTCGTGGATCGAGGAGCCGAGGCCCTCCATCGCCTTGGTGATCTCCGAGGGGATGACCCACACCTTGTTGGCGCTGCCCTCGGCGATCTTCGGCATCATCTGGAGGTACTGGTAGGCGAGCAGCGACTGGTCGGGCTGGCCGTCGTGGATGGCCTGGAAGACCGTCTGGATGGCCTGCCCCTCACCCTGGGCACGCAGGATCGCGGCCTCGCGGTCGGCCTGGGCGCGCAGGATCAGCGACTCGCGGTCACCCTCGGCGTTGAGGATGGACGACTGCTTGTTGCCCTCCGCGGTGAGGATCGCGGACTGGCGCTGGCCCTCGGCGGTGAGGATCAGCGCGCGCTTGTCGCGATCGGCACGCATCTGCTTCTCCATCGCGTCCTTGATGGACGGCGGCGGGTCGATGCCCTTGATCTCGACGCGGTTGACCCGGATGCCCCACTTGCCGGTCGCCTCGTCGAGGACGCCGCGCAGGCCGCTGTTGATCTCGTCGCGGCTGGTCAGGGTCTGCTCGAGGTCCATGCCACCGACGATGTTGCGCAGGGTGGTCATGGTGAGCTGCTCGACGGCCTGGATGTAGTTCGCGATCTCGTAGGTCGCGGTGACCGGGTCGGTGACCTGGAAGTAGATGACGGTGTCGATCGACACCACCAGGTTGTCCTCGGTGATCACCGGCTGGGGCGGGAAGCTCACGACCTGCTCGCGCAGGTCGATGAGGTAGCGCACCTTGTCGATGAACGGAACGACGATGTTGAGTCCCGCCGGCAGCGTCCCCTTGTACTTGCCGAAGCGCTCGACGATGGCCGCGCGTGCCTGGGGCACGATCCGGACCGTCTTGGCGAGCATGACGACGACGAACACGAGGACGAGCAGGAACAGGATGAGCAGTGGTGTCACTGGGCTCCCCCGATCTCGGATGTTGCGTGGTGGGTGGTCTGGTGTGGGTGGCTGGGCGCCGGCGCGCTCAGGGCTCGAGCGTGGCGACCGGGTGGACGTAGGCCGTGGCGCCCTTGATCTGCAGGATCTCGACGGTCTCGCCGGGCGCGATCCGCAGGTTCTCGTCGTAGGGCAGGGCCGTCCAGATCTCGCCGCCGGCCTTGATCCGGCCCGGGGACAGACCGGTGATCTCCTCGGTGACCATGCCGCGCGTCCCGACGAGCTTGCCGTGGCCCAGCGACAGCTCGGGGCCGCTGTGCAGCCGCTTGACGAAGGACGGACGCACGAGCGCCAGCATCGCCACCGACGAGGCGATCGCCGCGATGACGGTCACCTCCAGGGGCAGGCCGACGAGGGCGGCCACCATCCCGATGGCGGCACCGGCCGCCAGCATGGCCAGGATCAGGTCGAGGCTGAACATCTCGGCCACGCCGAGCGCGATCGAGAGCGCCAGCCAGGTCTCCCAGAGGTGCTCGCGGATCCAGTCCATGTCCCGACCCTATCGATCTACCGGTCGCCGGGGTGGTCGCCGGGCCGTCGCCGCGCGGCGAAGCGGTCGTCGGCCCGGGTCAGCAGCAGCGGCATCGCGAAGGTCTCCGACAGCGTCTCGGCGGTGACGACGTCCTCCACGGGGCCGGCGTCGACGACGCGGCCCTCGCGCAGCAGCAGGGCGTGGGTGAAGCCGGGCGGGATCTCCTCGACGTGGTGCGAGACGAGCACCGTGGCCGGTGAGTCGGGGTCGAGCGCGAGCTCGGAGAGCGTCGCCACCAGGTCCTCGCGACCGCCGAGGTCCAGGCCGGCGGCGGGCTCGTCGAGCAGCAGCAGCTCGGGGTCGGTCATGAGGGCGCGGGCGATCTGCACGCGCTTGCGCTCGCCCTCGCTCAGGGTGCCGAAGGTGCGCTCGGCGAGGTGGGCGGCGCCGACCTCGCCGAGGAGCGAGGCCGCGCGGTCGTGGTCGAGGTCGGCGTACTGCTCGCGCCACCGCCCCACCACCCCGTAGGAGGCCGAGACGACGACGTCCTTGACCAGCTCGTGGCGCGGGATGCGGTCGGCGAGGGCGGCGCTGGTGAGCCCGATGCGCGGGCGGAGGTCGAACACGTCGGTGGTGCCGAGCACCTCGTCGAGGATGCCGGCGACACCGGAGGTCGGGTGCAGCTGGGCGGCGGCCACCTGCAGCAGGGTGGTCTTGCCGGCGCCGTTGGGGCCGAGCACCACCCAGCGCTCGTCCTCCTCGACCTGCCAGCTCACGTCGTCGAGCAGCAACGTCGTGCCACGGCGCACCGTGACCCCGGCGAACTCGATGACGGCGACCATGTTCCTCACCCTATCCAGCGCGGGTGCCGCTCCGGTCGGCGCGACGCGCGGGGCGCGGCGAGTACCCTCGCCGACGATGTCGTCGCACGCCCACCCCCACTCCCTGCCGTACGCCCTGCCGCACTCCGCGACGCTCGCGTGGTGGGTGACCGCGTGGCTGCGCGGGCACGAGCAGACCGACCACGTCCTCGACGTGCTGGCCGACGACACGCACCTCCTCGCGGGCGGCTCCGCGCTCGACCTGCTCGTGCGGTGCCGGGAAGCCGGGGCGACGTACGCCGGGCTGGCGCTGCCGGTCGACGGCGACCCGCTCGGGCTGGGCGGCCCCCGCGCCTTCAACGAGGCGGCGCTCGAGGCCGGGCAGGCCGTGGTCGCGGGCGACCTCGGCCTGGTGCCGACCGAGGTCGGCGAGACGGTGCAGTGGACCGCCCACCCCGCGGCACGACGCCAGCTGCCCGACGTCGGGGAGGCGGACCGCGGGCTGCGCGAGGCGCTGCTCGTGGCCGCACGGGACCTCGCCGACCTGGACGTCGCGCGGTGGCGACCCGAGGCGGCCGACGCGCTGATGAACCTGCACCACCGTCCCGGGCTGGACGCCCCGCTCGGCACGCCGGCGCGGTGCGTGGAGCTCGCCGGGCGGGGACTGCAGGCCTGGTCGATCGTCGACCTCGCGCTCGTCGACGACGGCGGTGCGATGTCGGCGCACGAGGTCGAGCGCCGACGCGACCTGATCACCCCGCTGGGCCGCGCGGCCCGCCGCGCGATCGTCGCGGCGTGCTCCCCCGAGGTGTGGCCCGAGCCCTGAGGGCGGCCAGGGGCTAGGACGTCGCCCAGGCTCCGAGCACGTTGCCGCTGGGGTCGGCGAACTCGAACCGTCGACCGCCGGGGAACGCGTAGGGCCCTGCCGTGATCGTGCCGCCGGCCGACGTGACGGCCGCGACCGTCGCGTCGAGGTCGTCGGAGAACAGCAGGACCAGCGGGCCCCCGGGACCGGGGGTGCCGGTGCCGTCGAGGCCCCCGACCTCCCCGTCGCCCGAGGCCGCGCGGATGCCGGCGTAGGTGGGGCCGTAGTCGTTGAAGACCCAGCCGAAGGCCTGCTCGTAGAACGCCTTGGCGGCGGCCATGTCGGAGACGTTGATCTCGACGTAGTCGATGGTGTGGTGGACCTGGCTCATGCGCCGACGCTACGACCGGCCACCGACAGCGGCCCCGGACGCACGACCGCCCGGGTCCTGCCGTGGCAGGTCCCGGGCGGGATCGTGAGGCGTGGTGCGGGTCAGGCGCCGTACTGGCCGCTGCCGTAGGCCGGCGGGGGCGGCGGCGGGTAGCCACCCTCGTAGCCGGCCGGACCGGTCTTCGGGTTGGGGCCGAAGCGGTTGTCGCCGGGCTTGGAGTCGGTGCAGAACCACACGATGAGCAGGATCCAGCCGATGATCGGGATGAGGCCGATCAGGACCCACCACCCGCTGCGGTCGGTGTCGTGCAGGCGGCGCACGGCGACCGCGAGGCCGGGCAGGAAGATCGCCAGGCTGGCGAGGGTGTTGACCAGCCCGCCCGTGGTGTTGTCGTAGCCGGTGCCGAGGATGGCGTCGATGATGTTCGTGACGACGCCGAGCAGGAACGAGAAGAGCCCGAACCACCAGTACTCGGAGCGTCGCGCACGCCCGGAGAAGCCGACGTACTTCGAGAAGCACGTGCGGACCGCGGTCATGAAGTCCATCCAAACCCCCTGAGTCCGGGCGGCCCCACCAGCGGGACCGCCACCGCCGAGCAACCTAGGGGATCACGTGCGCCGAGGCCAGCAGTCGGACTGGACCGGTGCGCGGACCGCCCGCGCCGGCCCTCCCGGCCACGGCTAGCCTTCCCCCACCATGGAAGACGAGCCGAAGACCCTCCTGGTCACCCTCATCGGCAAGGACCGGCCCGGCGTCACCTCGGCCATCTTCGACGCCCTCGCCGGCGCCGGGGTGGAGGTCGTCGACATCGAGCAGGTCGTGCTGCGCCGGCGGCTGCTGCTGGGCATCCTGGTCACCGCGCCGCGGGACTGGAAGAAGCTGCGCGACGTCATCGAGCGCACCGGCGCCGAGCTCGGCATGAGCGTGGAGGTCGACCGCGGCGCCGGCGACAACCGCAGCCGGCGCGGCGACCGCTCGCACATCACGCTGATCGGCAGCCCGCTCAAGGCGTCCGCGGTGGCGGCCATCGCCGGGCGGATCGCCGACTCGGGCGCCAACATCGACCGGATCGAGCGGATGGCCCGCTACCCGGTCACCGCCATCGAGCTGCACGTCTCGGGCGCACCCGCCGACCAGCTCCGCCCCCTGCTGGCCACCGAGGCGGTCCGCCAGGGCATCGACCTGGCCGTGCAGCGCGAGAGCCTGCACCGGCGCGGCGTGCGGCTCATCGTGATGGACGTCGACTCCACCCTGATCCAGGGCGAGGTGATCGAGATGATCGCCGCCCACGCCGGGCAGGAGGCAGAGGTCGCCCGGGTCACCGAGGCGGCGATGCGCGGGGACCTCGACTTCGAGGAGTCGCTGCGCCAGCGGGTCGCCCTGCTCGAGGGCGTCCCCGCGTCGGCGCTCGACGAGGTCTACGAGTCCGTCGTGCTCGCGCCCGGTGCGCGCACGATGGTCCGCACCCTGCGGCGCCTGGGCTATCGCTTCGCGATCGTGTCGGGCGGCTTCAGCCAGATCACCGACCGGCTCGCCGCCGACCTCGGGATCCACTTCGCCCGCGCCAACGAGCTCGAGATCGTCGACGGCGTGCTGACCGGACGGATCGTCGGCGACGTGGTCGACCGGGCCGGCAAGGCCACCGCGCTGCGCGAGTTCGCCGCCGAGGTCGGGGTGCCGCTCGACGCGGTCATCGCGATCGGCGACGGCGCCAACGACCTCGACATGCTCAACACCGCCGGCCTCGGGATCGCCTACAACGCCAAGCCGGTGGTGCGCGACGCCGCCCACACCTCGGTGAACACGCCCTACCTCGACAGCGTGCTCTACCTCCTCGGGATCTCCCGCGAGGAGATCGAGGAGGCCGACGCCGAGGTCGGCATCGTCACGCCGGCCCCGCCCCTGACCGACTGACGCCGACGGCGACGCACCCGCCGACCTCGTCGTCGCTGAGCGAGCGCACGTCGAGGCCGGCCCGCTCCAGCGCACCGCGGGTCAGCGGCAGCTGGCCGGGACTGGTCTCGACCAGGACGACGCCGCCGGGCGCCAGCCACGGGCGTACGCCGCCCGCCAGCCGCCGGTGGACGTCGACACCGTCCGGACCGCCGTCCAGGGCCACCCGCGGCTCGTGCTGCCGCGCCTCCGGCGGCATCCCGGCGATGGCGCCGGTCGGGACGTACGGCGCGTTGGCGACGAGCACGTCGACCCGGCCGGCGAGCGTCGCCGGGAGCGCGTCGTAGAGGTCGCCGCGGTGGAGGCTCGCGGACGGCGCGTTGGCGCGCGCGCAGCCCAGCGCCACCTCGTCGAGGTCGGCGGCGTGGACGACCACCGGCAGGCCCTCGAGCGAGGCCGCCACGGGGCCCACGCCGCAGC
Above is a genomic segment from Nocardioides okcheonensis containing:
- the serB gene encoding phosphoserine phosphatase SerB; this translates as MEDEPKTLLVTLIGKDRPGVTSAIFDALAGAGVEVVDIEQVVLRRRLLLGILVTAPRDWKKLRDVIERTGAELGMSVEVDRGAGDNRSRRGDRSHITLIGSPLKASAVAAIAGRIADSGANIDRIERMARYPVTAIELHVSGAPADQLRPLLATEAVRQGIDLAVQRESLHRRGVRLIVMDVDSTLIQGEVIEMIAAHAGQEAEVARVTEAAMRGDLDFEESLRQRVALLEGVPASALDEVYESVVLAPGARTMVRTLRRLGYRFAIVSGGFSQITDRLAADLGIHFARANELEIVDGVLTGRIVGDVVDRAGKATALREFAAEVGVPLDAVIAIGDGANDLDMLNTAGLGIAYNAKPVVRDAAHTSVNTPYLDSVLYLLGISREEIEEADAEVGIVTPAPPLTD
- a CDS encoding DUF805 domain-containing protein; translated protein: MDFMTAVRTCFSKYVGFSGRARRSEYWWFGLFSFLLGVVTNIIDAILGTGYDNTTGGLVNTLASLAIFLPGLAVAVRRLHDTDRSGWWVLIGLIPIIGWILLIVWFCTDSKPGDNRFGPNPKTGPAGYEGGYPPPPPPAYGSGQYGA
- a CDS encoding ABC transporter ATP-binding protein; the encoded protein is MVAVIEFAGVTVRRGTTLLLDDVSWQVEEDERWVVLGPNGAGKTTLLQVAAAQLHPTSGVAGILDEVLGTTDVFDLRPRIGLTSAALADRIPRHELVKDVVVSASYGVVGRWREQYADLDHDRAASLLGEVGAAHLAERTFGTLSEGERKRVQIARALMTDPELLLLDEPAAGLDLGGREDLVATLSELALDPDSPATVLVSHHVEEIPPGFTHALLLREGRVVDAGPVEDVVTAETLSETFAMPLLLTRADDRFAARRRPGDHPGDR
- a CDS encoding alpha/beta hydrolase yields the protein MTLVPPPADVDADVLGPDYRVETISLPPDDEGAVVATLVTRRPERPLGRAVLHVHGFADYFFHDEYARWWTDRGWTFYAVDLRKYGRSLREHQTPHFVADLSEYFAEIDLAWWRITQRDGHREVVVSAHSTGGLTVPLWAHERRPDELVGMVLNSPWLDMQGSAWLRSPAATIALERLGARRPLQEIPRRVSEVYGRSLHRDHGGEWDYDLDWKPLESRPVYVGWLRAVRRGHARLHAGLDVPGPVLVLSSARSTFTEPTDEAVRSSDIVLDVEQIRRWASSIGRHVTSVAVEGAVHDMVLSRPDVRRRVYDVLDTWLGAWVGPAGPEGPATGSGQQHDEGGHADDGDHGA
- a CDS encoding SPFH domain-containing protein → MLAKTVRIVPQARAAIVERFGKYKGTLPAGLNIVVPFIDKVRYLIDLREQVVSFPPQPVITEDNLVVSIDTVIYFQVTDPVTATYEIANYIQAVEQLTMTTLRNIVGGMDLEQTLTSRDEINSGLRGVLDEATGKWGIRVNRVEIKGIDPPPSIKDAMEKQMRADRDKRALILTAEGQRQSAILTAEGNKQSSILNAEGDRESLILRAQADREAAILRAQGEGQAIQTVFQAIHDGQPDQSLLAYQYLQMMPKIAEGSANKVWVIPSEITKAMEGLGSSIHEIAGIPKDTTPRKRVDMGPSEPQLPRRSDDPEMAATNAAVQQAIAEAEIAAKPGKSLPSSADVAGPADPADPEAPAAP
- a CDS encoding VOC family protein, producing MSQVHHTIDYVEINVSDMAAAKAFYEQAFGWVFNDYGPTYAGIRAASGDGEVGGLDGTGTPGPGGPLVLLFSDDLDATVAAVTSAGGTITAGPYAFPGGRRFEFADPSGNVLGAWATS
- a CDS encoding putative protein N(5)-glutamine methyltransferase → MTTPDDVVSRLRAAGCVWAEDEAALLREAAGSDAELDGLVARRVGGEPLELVLGWVAFLDRRLLVAPGTFVPRRRTELLARAAREEVGRRAATVPVVVEMCCGVGPVAASLEGLPVVVHAADLDEVALGCARANAPSASLHRGDLYDALPATLAGRVDVLVANAPYVPTGAIAGMPPEARQHEPRVALDGGPDGVDVHRRLAGGVRPWLAPGGVVLVETSPGQLPLTRGALERAGLDVRSLSDDEVGGCVAVGVSRSGAGPA
- a CDS encoding PP2C family protein-serine/threonine phosphatase, whose protein sequence is MSNALSNVPRALSAYLRTHAERWRTGSRGSQAFLLLVLSALVALAVILGDLTAVVLPVALWFLFLMVGLMMLRFVPLVMLTVVLSAAAVGTSVGNDFKTGSRALALSVFAVGVLLAVYQSSRQRSGLPMALSEAVLTQLRDRLQRQGVVPQLPSGWRSQSATITANGPSYAGDFLVADLRDGRWLEMALVDVCGKGTSVGPQALQFAGALGGLIGALPPHELMAAANGFLLRQESDESLATAVHVKVDLVTGDYTITSAGHPPALHWHLDHRGWSVDNARGMALGVIPEADFTPSRGRLKPGEALMFYTDGVIESADKDLDGGIDWLRDVALQAVDARGFSGLPRRVLKKVPRGDDDRALLLLERQPLTSPERTAEALA
- a CDS encoding sulfite exporter TauE/SafE family protein; the encoded protein is MSPVEALLVVLAGVAAGTINTVVGSGTLITFPTLLAFGVPPVTANVSNTVGLVPGSVSGVVGYRRELAGQRSRVLRLGSASLLGGVAGALLLLWLPSSAFDAIVPALIALGVVLVLLGPRIQRSVAARADRRGGIPDHGVWWVWPAVALTGVYGGYFGAAQGVLLMAVLGIGVVDSMQRHTATKNVLALIVNAVAAIVFILVADVDWVVAGLIAAGSIVGGQIGATVGRRLPPVLLRAVIAVVGVTALVVLLA
- a CDS encoding NfeD family protein, producing MDWIREHLWETWLALSIALGVAEMFSLDLILAMLAAGAAIGMVAALVGLPLEVTVIAAIASSVAMLALVRPSFVKRLHSGPELSLGHGKLVGTRGMVTEEITGLSPGRIKAGGEIWTALPYDENLRIAPGETVEILQIKGATAYVHPVATLEP
- a CDS encoding oxidoreductase — protein: MVTTQDMLQRQQPLETGFGYRTTAAEVIAGHDLAGRRAVVTGGYSGLGLETVRALAGAGVSVLVPARRPDAASAALADLSGVEVREMDLGDLDSVAALTASVRDDRTPIDLVIDVAGVMATPHRQTPQGWELQLGTNHLGHFALVGGIADLLVDGARVVSYSSIGHYRSPVLFDDLRFETTPYDPWVAYGQSKTANALFAVGLDARGAARGIHAYSVHPGGILTDLQRHMPREELVARQWMDEDGNPNPLFKTPAEGASTGLWAATAPELESRGGVYCEDCSVKGVVPADHSDLSTGGAKEWALDVEAAERLWGLSVAATGLDPLG